The DNA region TGAAGTGAATGGGACGCGACGTTTGCAGCGCGGCATTCAGCATCGCAAGCGTCGGCGTGATGCCGACACCGCCGCTGATCAGCACCAGCGGCTTGTCGCTGTGCTCCAGCGTGAAATCGCCCGACGGCGTCAGCAGATCCAGCGTCGCGCCTTCATTCACCGAATCATGCAGATAGTTCGACGCCTTGCCGTTCGGCTCGCGCTTCACGCTGATCCGATATTCGCGGCCGTTTGCCGCAGCCGACAATGAATAGTTGCGGCGAATCTCCTCACCATCGACGATCAGCTTCAGACCGATGTACTGGCCCGGATGGAATTCGAGCAGCGCGCCGCCGTCGGCGGGACGCAGATAGAACGACGTGATCTCGTCACTCTCCTTGACCTTGCGCGCCACCACGAACGGACGCGTGCCGCGCCAGCCGCCCGTCGCGGTTTCCTTCTCGACGTAGACCTGCTCTTCGAGCCCGATCAGCAGGTCGGCCAGTTGCTGATAGGCGGCGCCCCACGCTTCGATCACGGCGTCCGTGGCGATTTCCGCTCCGAGCACTTCGCGAATCGCGCGCAGCAAACATGCGCCGACGATCGGATAATGCTCGGGCAGGATGTTCAGCGCGACGTGCTTGTTGATGATCTGCGAAACCAGTCCACCGAGTTGTTCGAGTTGATCGATATGACGCGCGTACATCAGCACCGCATTCGCAAGCGCGCGCGGCTGATCGCCCGATTGCTGATGCGCCTGATTGAACAGCGGGCGCACGCTCGGGTACTCCGACAGCATGGTCTTGTAGAAGTGCGTGGTGAGCGCCTCGCCGCCGCTTTCGAGCAGCGGAACAGTTGCCTTGACGATTGCGCGATGTTCGGCTGACAGCATGAGTTGATTCCTTGCAGTTGGGGTGAGTGGGGTCCCGCGCG from Paraburkholderia caribensis includes:
- the hmpA gene encoding NO-inducible flavohemoprotein yields the protein MLSAEHRAIVKATVPLLESGGEALTTHFYKTMLSEYPSVRPLFNQAHQQSGDQPRALANAVLMYARHIDQLEQLGGLVSQIINKHVALNILPEHYPIVGACLLRAIREVLGAEIATDAVIEAWGAAYQQLADLLIGLEEQVYVEKETATGGWRGTRPFVVARKVKESDEITSFYLRPADGGALLEFHPGQYIGLKLIVDGEEIRRNYSLSAAANGREYRISVKREPNGKASNYLHDSVNEGATLDLLTPSGDFTLEHSDKPLVLISGGVGITPTLAMLNAALQTSRPIHFIHAARHGGVHAFRDHIDELAARHPQLKRFYVYEKPRQHDEAHHAEGYIDEARLIEWLPSTRDVDVYFLGPKSFMKAVKRHLKAIGVPEKQSRFEFFGPASSLD